The following proteins are co-located in the Cryptococcus neoformans var. grubii H99 chromosome 1, complete sequence genome:
- a CDS encoding small subunit ribosomal protein S11, whose translation MAEQTEKAFQKQHLFQNAKSKGGKKIATKTKRWYKDVGLGFKTPNEAINGTYIDKKCPFTGDVSIRGRILNGIVHSTKMTNTIIIRREYLHYIPKYRRYEKRHKNLAAHCSPAFRVEIGDQVTVGQCRPLSKTVRFNVVRVSKNKAAKGFAKF comes from the exons ATGGCCGAGCAGACCGAGAAAGCTTTCCAGAAGCAGCACCTTTTCCAGAACGCCAAGTCTAAGG GcggcaagaagattgcTACCAAGACTAAGCGATGGTACAAGGATGTCGGTCTCGGTTTCAAGACCCCCAACG AGGCCATCAACGGCACCTACATCGACAAGAAGTGCCCCTTCACTGGTGACGTCTCTATCCGAGGCCGAATCCTTAACGGTATCGTCCACTCTACTAAGATGACCAAcactatcatcatccgacGAGAGTACCTCCACTA CATTCCCAAGTACCGACGATACGAGAAGCGACACAAGAACCTTGCCGCCCACTGCTCTCCTGCTTTCCGAGTCGAGATTGGTGACCAGGTTACTGTTG GTCAATGCCGACCTCTCTCCAAAACTGTCCGATTCAACGTTGTCCGTGTCTCTAAGAACAAGGCTGCTAAGGGCTTTGCCAAGTTCTAA
- a CDS encoding cytoplasmic protein, translated as MPPRKPQTLQSLLPPILSLLPNTYSAHQKALTTTARLLHASPPQYDLAIEILFAVAKELLKAGEAGSGSELGVRMITIMGEAGIEVNESSRANVTQLLALIPAAGPWRKKLIEASVKWTQAHGQCPSGDPQLQQYIGEMYYKERQYFLAEQHLLASGKRDASIVLADMMFEWCGKGALDPGPFALRGILPPLLHSPPSIVPAFTFLTTFLAHLTSPSSAFHASLASSIPSQTSFSLPEIIVTASQSLNFAQLALVTIQHAPAKGVSGVQARGTDGGIAREWRDLCARYSKTSPVVAQPEVQEALSQIATEVFLIPQPRSSSNNDLLQNLMGSLFGGGR; from the exons ATGCCTCCCCGCAAACCACAAACCCTTCagtctctccttccccccattctctccctcctcccaaaCACATACTCTGCCCATCAGAAAGCACTCACTACCACTGCACGTCTCCTACATGCCTCTCCACCTCAGTATGATCTTGCGATAGAAATCCTCTTTGCAGTGGCAAAGGAACTACTGAAGGCAGGCGAAGCAGGAAGCGGGAGCGAGCTAGGTGTGAGAATGATAACAATTATGGGAGAAGCTGGAATCGAGGTCAACGAGAGTTCCAGAG CAAATGTAACGCAACTACTGGCACTGATTCCTGCTGCTGGTCCATGGCGGAAGAAGCTTATTGAAGCTTCTGTCAAATGGACTCAGGCCCATGGACAATGTCCATCTGGGGATCCCCAGCTGCAGCAGTACATCGGTGAAATGTATTATAAAG AGAGGCAATACTTTTTGGCTGAACAACATCTTCTGGCGTCTGGCAAAAGAGATGCTTCGATTGTACTTGCCGATATGATGTTTGAGTG GTGTGGGAAAGGTGCTCTTGACCCAGGACCATTTGCTCTTCGCGgtatccttcctcctctgcttcaTTCTCCCCCTTCAATCGTGCCAGCTTTCACCTTCCTGACTACCTTTCTCGCCCATCTCACCTCCCCTTCGTCCGCCTTTCACGCCTCTCTTGCTTCCAGCATCCCATCTCAAacctctttttcccttcctgAGATCATAGTGACTGCCAGTCAATCCCTCAATTTCGCGCAACTGGCGTTAGTGACGATCCAGCATGCACCGGCGAAGGGTGTGAGTGGTGTACAAGCCAGAGGCACAGATGGCGGTATTGCAAGGGAATGGAGGGATCTTTGCGCCCGATACTCCAAAACTAGTCCAGTTGTAGCTCAGCCTGAGGTACAAGAG GCTCTTTCTCAGATTGCCACGGAGGTTTTCCTCATTCCACAGCCCAGAAGTTCGAGCAATAATGATCTTCTACAGAATCTTATGGGATCGTTATTTGGTGGTGGGAGGTGA
- a CDS encoding carnitine/acyl carnitine carrier, variant, whose protein sequence is MSDRNDESSERVLTGDLASSSGITTDSGKGKGKRDIDSNGDISPAVDFTAGIIAGASGLIVGQPFDVVKVRYQTPQYMGRYGSTFSALGAIVKEEKIGGLFKGVTSPMAGIAFINGMVFTSYSFFMKLQLLEGSVEEPTLGQIFLAGTGSGVVASILTCPTELIKIRQQSAPPHLNLTTFGVFKSILRADGLKGIFRGFSATALRDVAYGPYFCTYEATLRFLKWMKKPPLPPSHHNPGHERHTLIDEAELERHSGLRWPELMLAGGIAGVLAWIVTFPIDVFKTRMQSTTWPDSTTDLTAKPKLPSFRQVAGDALRKEGWRVMFAGLGPTLIRAVPTNMVIFLTFEGCVAALS, encoded by the exons ATGAGCGACAGAAATGACGAGTCATCCGAGCGGGTCTTGACTGGCGACTTGGCCAGTAGTAGTGGCATCACGACAGATagtgggaaagggaagggtaAAAGGGATATCGATAGTAACG GAGACATATCTCCCGCCGTCGACTTCACAGCGGGTATCATTGCTG GCGCCAGTGGATTGATAGTTGGTCAGCCGTTTGACGTAGTCAAAGTGCGATACCAAACACCACAGTACATGGGCCGATATGGATCAACTTTCAGTGCCTTAG GTGCTAttgtgaaagaagagaagatcgGGGGCCTTTTCAAAGGTGTAACTTCGCCAATG GCTGGTATAGCATTT ATCAACGGGATGGTTTTTACATCTTACTCCTTTTTTATGAAGCTGCAATTGCTGGAAGGCTCAGTGGAAGAGCCCACATTGGGGCAAATATTCCTTGCCGGGACGGGAAGTGGAGTTGTAGCCTC GATATTAACATGCCCCACCGAACTCATCAAG ATCCGGCAACAATCAGCCCCACCTCATCTTAACCTGACCACGTTTGGAGTGTTCAAATCTATCCTTCGAGCAGACGGACTGAAAGGCATCTTCCGAGGCTTTTCAGCAACGGCCTTAAGGGACGTCGCGTATGGGCCCTATTTTTGCAC GTATGAGGCAACCTTACGCTTCTTAAAGTGGATGAAAAAaccgcctcttcctccatcccaCCACAACCCAGGCCATGAGCGCCATACTCTCATTGATGAAGCTGAATTGGAACGCCACAGTGGACTGAGATGGCCAGAGTTGATGCTGGCTGGTGGGATTGCTGGTGTGCTTGCTTGGATA GTGACATTCCCAATTGACGTTTTCAAGACCCGTATGCAGAGTACCACATGGCCCGATTCCACAACAGATCTTACTGCAAAGCCAAAACTCCCGTCCTTCAGACAGGTTGCTGGGGACGCTctgagaaaggaaggttggagagTAATGTTTGCAGGTCTAGGTCCCACGTTAATAAG AGCCGTACCT ACCAATATGGTTATATTTTTAACTTTTGAAGGCTGCGTCGCAGCTCTATCATGA
- a CDS encoding ESCRT-I complex subunit VPS28, protein MMNLDEEVRLWTTNAEREKTENLATLYSIIVSLEYLERAYVRDSVSGKEYAPACLKLLAQYKSLMKLVADDIGGVEAFMKRFKMDHPAALHRLTVGVPATVEHSAEAEDGGAEKGKWVAETTQSFITFMDALKLNLKAKDQLHPFLTELMSGYSRFKGSQEWEGRGKILHWLIELNAMKASDEISEEQSRQMLFDIENAYNEFFRSLSNSKGD, encoded by the exons ATGATGAACCTCGACGAAGAAGTCCGGCTATGGACGACAAATGCAGAGCGCGAGAAAACAGAGAACCTTGCCACATTGTATAGCATCATTGTAAGCTTGGAGTATCTCGAGCGGGCCTACGTTCGTGACTCTGTCTCAGGTAAGGA GTATGCCCCAGCCTGCCTCAAGCTTCTCGCTCAATACAAAAGTTTGATGAAGTTGGTGGCAGACGATATTGGGGGAGTTGAGGCGTTTATGAAACGCTTCAAG ATGGATCATCCTGCAGCCTTGCATCGCTTGACAGTTGGCGTTCCGGCTACTGTCGAACATTCTGCTGAGGCTGAAGACGGGGGAGCTGAAAAGGGCAAATGGGTTGCTGAGACAACACAA TCATTTATCACCTTCATGGATGCCCTTAAACTTAACCTCAAAGCGAAAGACCAACTCCATCCTTTTTTGACAGAACTAATGAGTGGATATTCACGGTTCAAAGGGAGCCAAGAGTGGGAAGGTAGAGGGAAAATATTGCACTG GCTTATTGAATTAAATGCAATGAAAGCAAGTGATGAGATATCAGAAGAGCAATCACGGCAA ATGTTATTCGACATTGAAAACGCTTACAATGAATTCTTCCGTTCACTTAGTAATAGCAAGGGCGATTAA
- a CDS encoding E3 ubiquitin-protein ligase UHRF1, whose amino-acid sequence MMRYEDVSQLSLMNLTYEEQRLENIRKNEDLLRSLGLGAPSEATTLATPSNLKTAGNQRRYNDTLVGKSNTGRNRSDSPRKRPTKDREDLNLVPQSAIKRRQSVRLGGKEKPNYTREQVTFNSDRDTPNTPSRQIKSTHSHPGSEEEDIRQVKTRTLGVRVHNPKTFGHIPGIGVGKWWATRMEASADAVHAPTVAGISGNAHEGAWSVALSGGYPDDIDLGYAFTYTGCGGRDLKGTKQNPKNLRTAPQTSHQSFDNPLNAALKRSAETRNPVRVIRGFKLQSKYAPPTGYRYDGLYIVEKAWMAKGLTNGLMVCRYAFKRMDDQGPLPQKDLDHDDDNKA is encoded by the exons ATGATGAGATACGAAGACGTATCACAGCTATCACTGATGAATCTGACATATGAAGAACAGAGGTTGGAGAACATACG AAAAAATGAAGACTTACTAAGGTCACTAGGATTAGGAGCTCCATCTGAAGCTACAACACTAGCGACCCCTTCGAATCTCAAAACTGCGGGAAACCAAAGGAGATATAATGATACTCTGGTGGGGAAAAGCAACACAGGAAGGAATAGATCAGATTCTCCTCGAAAGCGACCTACGAAAGATCGTGAAGACCTAAATCTGGTACCCCAATCAGCCATCaagcgaaggcaaagtgtCAGATtaggaggaaaggaaaaaccGAACTATACGAGAGAACAAGTCACATTTAATAGTGACAGGGACACTCCGAACACTCCCTCACGCCAGATTAAATCGACTCATAGCCATCCAGGTagtgaggaggaagatatCAGACAGGTAAAAACTCGCACATTAGGCGTCAGGGTCCATAATCC GAAAACGTTTGGTCATATTCCAGGGATCGGAGTGGGTAAATGGTGGGCGACGAG GATGGAGGCCTCAGCTGATGCTGTACATGC ACCCACTGTTGCGGGTATATCTGGTAATGCTCATGAAGGTGCTTGGTCTGTGGCTCTCTCGGGTGGCTATCCAGATGA TATCGACTTGGGCTACGCTTTCACCTACACCGGATGCGGAGGCCGAGATTTAAAAGGAACCAAACAAAATCCAAAAAATCTTCGTACTGCTCCTCAGACTTCTCATCAGAGTTTCGATAATCCTTTAAACGCTGCCTTGAAG CGTTCCGCTGAAACACGAAACCCTGTCCGAGTCATTCGCGGGTTTAAGCTTCAGTCCAAATACGCACCGCCAACAGGATACAGATACGACGGTCTGTACATTGTGGAGAAAGCATGGATGGCAAAGGGCCTTACCAATGGTCTGATGGTCTGTCGTTACGCGTTTAAAAGAATGGATGACCAGGGACCTCTGCCTCAAAAAGATCTCGATcacgatgatgataataaAGCCTGA
- a CDS encoding urease accessory protein UreG, whose translation MAVPAQPSSPPPVCQFSDRLATALNAAQEATGTDSHHAHHHHTPSGASSAISHTHDNMPHDHGQFHDHGPGLWTPEEHGHTHEHLEHAGKFAERDMPDYTGRNWTERAFTVGIGGPVGSGKTALLLALCRGFREKYNIAAVTNDIFTREDQEFLIRNEALPAERIRAIETGGCPHAAIREDISANMGALEKLQAEFDTEMLFVESGGDNLAANYSRELADYIIYVIDVSGGDKIPRKGGPGITQSDLLIVNKIDLAPHVGASLDVMRRDAAAMRGTGPTLFTSVRNNDGVDAVMDIIVSAWRASQGNGKAKA comes from the exons ATGGCAGTGCCTgctcagccttcttctccgcctcctGTTTGTCAGTTTTCGGACCGCCTGGCAACAGCTCTCAATGCTGCCCAAGAGGCCACAGGAACTGATAGCCATCATGCCCACCACCATCACACACCATCCGGCGCGTCTTCAGCCATTTCTCATACCCATGATAACATGCCCCACGATCATGGACAGTTTCATGATCATGGTCCAGGACTCTGGACCCCTGAGGAGCATGGACACACCCATGAGCATTTGGAACATGCCG GCAAGTTTGCTGAAAGGGACATGCCAGACTACACCGGAAGGAACTGGACAGAGCGAGCCTTCACCGTTGGTATCGGCGG GCCTGTTGGATCGGGGAAGACGGCGTTGCTTTTGGCTCTCTGTCGAGGATTCCGAGAGAAATATAACATCG CCGCCGTGACCAATGACATTTTCACCAGGGAAGACCAGGAATTCCTCATTCGCAATGAGGCTCTTCCTGCTGAGCGTATTCGTGCTATTGAAACCGGTGGCTGCCCGCACGCCGCTATCCGCGAGGATATTTCTGCCAACATGGGTGCACTCGAGAAATTGCAGGCTGAGTTCGACACAGAAATGTTATTCGTGGAGAGCGGTGGCGATAACCTTGCTG CCAATTACTCTCGAGAATTGGCTGATTACATTATCTACGTAATCGACGTCAGCGGAGGAGATAAGATTCCGCGAAAGGGAGGACCTGGTATCACCCAATCTGACCTTTTGATTGTCAACAAG ATCGACCTTGCACCCCACGTCGGAGCATCGCTGGATGTAATGCGTCGTGACGCTGCCGCTATGCGCGGCACTGGCCCCACTCTTTTCACTTCAGTTCGTAATAACGATGGTGTCGATGCAGTTATGGACATCATTGTCAGCGCTTGGAGGGCAAGCCAAGGAAATGGTAAGGCTAAGGCATAA
- a CDS encoding kinetochore protein Nuf2, whose translation MSQQNRRVQQNTAAFPLLTAHDILECLAALDIPAQMEDLTKPTAQSTQSIYGSLLEVLMGASINSIEGPKQALLGMMEYKEMYSDTLQFMMFFKHCRRLALLCGIPDFAISDLARPDANRLRKVLSGIMNFAKFRDERMQTQARFQENLQKHQRKAVDLRRKTQELEMQFQEITARNAAERPQSEQAQKRNELLKGELLELNSQRLKEVQEYEELKKERQTLLEQVNHNNRIVTQLEIQIGSAKSRLVQSPDRIKRHISEMSFAIQSEKAKLASFQQKARELTNRLEVIGALEVDLRGLIDLEHSIQDQRAKTEEAKRSKSALEARLEGRQIESQGLAAKLEQLQRQLQNASHKLARQEETRKGMRERGARRIDELKAEYKVRARERGEWQKQRDDLLAEQKELESEMAAFVTKHENEINEFLHAYWTMRRQAEDYMNTMTVKLGLQVQL comes from the exons ATGTCGCAGCAGAATCGCAGAGTGCAGCAAAACACCGCAGCATTCCCTTTACTAACAGCCCATGACATTCTCGAGTGTCTAGCAGCCCTTGACATCCCCGCTCAGATGGAAGATCTAACAAAGCCGACTGCTCAGAGCACCCAGTCCATTTACGGATCTTTGTTGGAGGTGTTGATGGGCGCATCCATCAATTCTATAGAGGGCCCAAAACAGGCCCTActggggatgatggagtACAAG GAGATGTATAGTGATACTTTACAGTTTATGATGTTCTTTAAACACTG TCGAAGGCTTGCTTTGCTTTGTGGAATCCCCGACTTTGCCATATCTGACCTTGCCCGGCCAGACGCCAACAGGCTAAGGAAGGTATTGAGTGGGATAATGAATTTTGCCAAATTCAG GGATGAACGCATGCAGACCCAAGCCAGGTTTCAAGAAAATTTACAGAAACACCAGAGAAA AGCCGTCGATCTTCGTCGAAAAACTCAAGAACTAGAGATGCAGTTCCAAGAAATTAC TGCACGTAATGCGGCCGAACGACCACAGTCAGAACAAGCTCAGAAACGGAATGAGCTATTGAAGGGCGAATTGCTTGAGCTAAATTCACAGCGATTAAAGGAGGTACAAGAATATGAAGAGctaaaaaaagaaaggcaAACTCTTCTTGAACAAGTG AACCATAACAACCGTATCGTCACACAGCTTGAAATCCAGATTGGTTCTGCCAAATCCCGTCTTGTTCAGTCGCCTGACAGGATCAAACGACACATATCTGAGATGTCCTTTGCTATTCAGTCTGAAAAGGCTAAATTGGCATCATTCCAGCAAAAGGCGCGCGAGTTGACCAACCGACTTGAGGTTATTGGGGCGCTTGAAGTTGACTTGAGGGGTTTGATCGATCTTGAACATAGCATTCAAGACCAGCGTGCAAAAACAGAAGAGGCTAAACGCTCTAAATCTGCGTTGGAAGCGAGACTAGAAGGGAGGCAAATTGAAAGTCAAGGCTTGGCTGCGAAACTTGAGCAGCTCCAAAGACAGTTACAGAACGCCAGCCATAAACTAGCAAGACAGGAGGAGACGAGAAAAGGTATGCGGGAAAGAGGCGCTCGTAGGATTGATGAATTGAAGGCAGA GTATAAAGTTCGTGCAAGAGAGCGCGGCGAATGGCAGAAACAACGTGACGATCTGTTAGCCGAGCAAAAAGAACTCGAATCTGAAATGGCGGCCTTTGTTACGAAGCATGAGAATGAGATCAACGAATTCCTCCATGCGTATTGGACTATGCGACGACAAGCGG AGGATTACATGAACACTATGACGGTCAAACTTGGTCTGCAAGTACAACTGTGA
- a CDS encoding kinetochore protein Nuf2, variant: MSQQNRRVQQNTAAFPLLTAHDILECLAALDIPAQMEDLTKPTAQSTQSIYGSLLEVLMGASINSIEGPKQALLGMMEYKEMYSDTLQFMMFFKHCRRLALLCGIPDFAISDLARPDANRLRKVLSGIMNFAKFRDERMQTQARFQENLQKHQRKAVDLRRKTQELEMQFQEITARNAAERPQSEQAQKRNELLKGELLELNSQRLKEVQEYEELKKERQTLLEQVNHNNRIVTQLEIQIGSAKSRLVQSPDRIKRHISEMSFAIQSEKAKLASFQQKARELTNRLEVIGALEVDLRGLIDLEHSIQDQRAKTEEAKRSKSALEARLEGRQIESQGLAAKLEQLQRQLQNASHKLARQEETRKGMRERGARRIDELKAEYKVRARERGEWQKQRDDLLAEQKELESEMAAFVTKHENEINEFLHAYWTMRRQRIT, translated from the exons ATGTCGCAGCAGAATCGCAGAGTGCAGCAAAACACCGCAGCATTCCCTTTACTAACAGCCCATGACATTCTCGAGTGTCTAGCAGCCCTTGACATCCCCGCTCAGATGGAAGATCTAACAAAGCCGACTGCTCAGAGCACCCAGTCCATTTACGGATCTTTGTTGGAGGTGTTGATGGGCGCATCCATCAATTCTATAGAGGGCCCAAAACAGGCCCTActggggatgatggagtACAAG GAGATGTATAGTGATACTTTACAGTTTATGATGTTCTTTAAACACTG TCGAAGGCTTGCTTTGCTTTGTGGAATCCCCGACTTTGCCATATCTGACCTTGCCCGGCCAGACGCCAACAGGCTAAGGAAGGTATTGAGTGGGATAATGAATTTTGCCAAATTCAG GGATGAACGCATGCAGACCCAAGCCAGGTTTCAAGAAAATTTACAGAAACACCAGAGAAA AGCCGTCGATCTTCGTCGAAAAACTCAAGAACTAGAGATGCAGTTCCAAGAAATTAC TGCACGTAATGCGGCCGAACGACCACAGTCAGAACAAGCTCAGAAACGGAATGAGCTATTGAAGGGCGAATTGCTTGAGCTAAATTCACAGCGATTAAAGGAGGTACAAGAATATGAAGAGctaaaaaaagaaaggcaAACTCTTCTTGAACAAGTG AACCATAACAACCGTATCGTCACACAGCTTGAAATCCAGATTGGTTCTGCCAAATCCCGTCTTGTTCAGTCGCCTGACAGGATCAAACGACACATATCTGAGATGTCCTTTGCTATTCAGTCTGAAAAGGCTAAATTGGCATCATTCCAGCAAAAGGCGCGCGAGTTGACCAACCGACTTGAGGTTATTGGGGCGCTTGAAGTTGACTTGAGGGGTTTGATCGATCTTGAACATAGCATTCAAGACCAGCGTGCAAAAACAGAAGAGGCTAAACGCTCTAAATCTGCGTTGGAAGCGAGACTAGAAGGGAGGCAAATTGAAAGTCAAGGCTTGGCTGCGAAACTTGAGCAGCTCCAAAGACAGTTACAGAACGCCAGCCATAAACTAGCAAGACAGGAGGAGACGAGAAAAGGTATGCGGGAAAGAGGCGCTCGTAGGATTGATGAATTGAAGGCAGA GTATAAAGTTCGTGCAAGAGAGCGCGGCGAATGGCAGAAACAACGTGACGATCTGTTAGCCGAGCAAAAAGAACTCGAATCTGAAATGGCGGCCTTTGTTACGAAGCATGAGAATGAGATCAACGAATTCCTCCATGCGTATTGGACTATGCGACGACAA AGGATTACATGA
- a CDS encoding condensin complex subunit 3: MVNARSQKSQPLSLEYLTDTLPSLLPPIFDQAQQTTANHRKNIVYLRKIHEQCASIVEEISDDRIKLTGEKAFNSLFFDMVNRVLTVKKGVAVADRVVKFVANYVSYCTETDAANKHEDEDDEEEADTPASRFVVKLLRHLLGGIEAKDKNVRFRVTLMIVSMINGLGEMDDDLYILLRKSLLDRSKDKEASVRVQAALGLSKLQSGEEEDDLEEGQEPLLDVLLDLLRYDPAAEVRRAALYNFPRTPVSLPHILARTRDVDPILRRTVFAGVFSAEALPDPRILTIAQREEVIRNGLGDREPSVRKAAAGMLAGWLDLAEGDLLEFLSRFDVMSSQVAEDALMSIFVTRPEVLQDIEFEDEYWTTLTPEKSFLVRVFVDRCITIKDTARLEDSIPVVTALAFRVQEEYNKLVQAVNEGADDATLMERTFIVGELLKLAVNLDYADEIGRRKMFQLAREMISQINLPDPLIPRCLDVLSKISNGERDLIRVVVDVVTELREGEGDEEDAPSSGQGSIGDSSVNIRRLSVGSGRSRSMAPRFNLDDPEERMKSALIDLRCLLICISLLERVHSTLQDNSVFHGLLPDLIIPAVRNKEEPALRDQGLICLGLCCMIDEKMASNSFGLFIQQLNSADDVLKVKVCQIIFDLFLAHDIDTLVSKTMVQPDKVVELIRHTLSLDIAEVQAVACEGVAKLMLAGMISDEVVLQSLVLLYFSPETADNQPLRQCLTYFLPVYCYTAADNQRRMLSIFYDTYMMLSQMSEEAEDDEMLPLSQIGLMMVDWIDPFKAIGREGSTIDTSVHLDLSVEVLKLILIETSHDSRKALASLLSKLTLPEGEEADSSTLKSVLALICAIRDKRPLSDAPSRNAVTKFESVLLKKWPQILEAFDEDAFRGEGTEKEGVQELFGFIDDV; this comes from the exons ATGGTCAACGCGAGATCGCAGAAGTCACAGCCATTATCCCTAGAGTACCTCACGGACACTCTTCCGTCGCTTCTTCCGCCCATCTTTGACCAAGCTCAACAAACCACTGCCAATCATCGCAAAAATATTGTGTACCTACGAAAGATTCACGAACAATGTGCTTCTATTGTAGAAGAAATCTCGGATGACAGAATCAAACTTACAGGGGAAAAGGCCTTCaacagcctcttctttgataTGGTGAATAGAGTGTTGACAGTAAAAAAGGGCGTTGCAGTCGCCGATAGAGTCGTTAAATTTGTGGCAAACTACGTGTCTTATTGCACTGAAACTG ATGCTGCTAATAAGcatgaagacgaagatgacgaagaggaagcggaCACACCAGCCTCACGCTTCGTTGTCAAACTCCTTCGACATCTTCTGGGAGGTATTGAGGCCAAAGACAAGAATGTCAGATTTCGAGTCACTCTTATGATTGTTTCCATGATCAATGGGCTGGGTGAGATGGA TGATGACCTTTATATACTCCTTCGCAAGTCTTTACTTGATAGGTCCAAGGATAAGGAGGCTTCTGTAAGAGTGCAAGCAGCCCTCGGATTATCAAAACTGCaaagtggagaagaagaagatgatctggaagaagggcaggAGCCACTATTGGACGTCCTACTTGATCTGCTGCGATATGATCCTGCCGC GGAAGTTCGCCGTGCTGCCCTGTATAATTTTCCTCGCACACCCGTCTCGCTCCCCCATATTCTTGCACGAACGCGGGACGTTGACCCCATACTCCGGCGTACTGTTTTTGCGGGAGTCTTTTCTGCTGAGGCACTCCCTGACCCTCGTATACTTACTATTGCTCaacgagaagaagtaaTCAGAAACGGCCTGGGTGACAGAGAACCTAGTGTGAGAAAAGCAGCGGCTGGGATGTTGGCGGGGTGGCTGGACTTGGCCGAAGGAGATTTGCTCGAG TTTCTCTCCAGATTTGATGTAATGTCAAGCCAGGTAGCCGAAGACGCGTTAATGTCCATCTTTGTTACAAGGCCAGAAGTTTTGCAAGACATAGAGTTTGAAG ACGAATACTGGACGACTTTGACACCTGAAAAGAGCTTTTTGGTTCGAGTGTTCGTTGATCGATGTATAACCATTAAG GATACAGCCCGTCTTGAAGATTCTATCCCCGTCGTCACTGCTTTAGCTTTCCGCGTTCAGGAAGAATACAACAAACTAGTCCAGGCAGTCAATGAAGGAGCAGACGACGCAACTTTGATGGAGCGCACCTTTATCGTGGGGGAATTGCTCAAATTAGCGGTGAATCTTGATTACGCAGATGAAATAGggcgaaggaagatgtTTCAGCTCGCAA GAGAAATGATTTCACAGATCAACCTCCCCGATCCTCTTATTCCTCGATGTCTTGATGTTCTTAGCAAAATTTCCAATGGCGAACGTGACTTGATCCGAGTCGTCGTTGACGTTGTCACTGAACTTCGTGAAGGCGAGGgggacgaagaagacgctCCCTCCTCGGGCCAGGGATCTATCGGGGATAGCAGTGTGAACATTCGTCGTCTCTCTGTCGGCAGCGGGCGCAGCCGATCTATGGCGCCAAGGTTCAACTTGGATGATCCTgaagaaaggatgaagTCCGCTCTCATTGATCTGAGGTGCCTTTTGATCTGTATTAGTCTTCTAGAAAGAGTTCATTCAACGCTACAGGATAACTCCGTGTTTCACGGCTTGTTGCCTGACCTGATCATCCCTGCGGTGAGAAATAAAGAGGAGCCAGCATTGAGAGATCAAGGATTGATCTGTTTAGGTTTATGCTGTATGATTGATGAG AAAATGGCCTCCAATTCTTTTGGTCTCTTCATTCAACAGCTAAATTCCGCAGACGACGTTCTTAAAGTCAAAGTTTGTCAAATTATTTTTGACTTGTTTTTGGCGCACGACATCGACACACTAGTTTCTAAAACCATGGTC CAACCTGACAAGGTTGTCGAATTAATCCGACATACTCTAAGCTTAGACATTGCGGAAGTACAGGCGGTTGCTTGCGAGGGAGTTGCGAAGCTCATGTTGGCTGGTATGATCTCTGACGAAGTT GTACTGCAGTCCCTCGTGTTGCTCTATTTTTCACCTGAAACTGCTGATAACCAGCCTTTGCGACAATGTCTGACTTACTTTTTGCCGGTATATTGTTATACCGCAGCCGATAATCAGCGTCGCATGCTTTCC ATTTTCTACGACACATATATGATGCTCTCACAAATGTCGGAAGAGGCCGAGGATGACGAGATGCTACCCTTGTCTCAAATAGGATTGATGATGGTAGATTGGATCGACCCATTTAAGGCAAT CGGGCGAGAAGGATCAACCATTGATACTTCAGTACACCTCGATCTATCGGTTGAAGTGCTCAAATTAATATTGATCGAGACCTCAC ATGACTCTCGAAAGGCCCTGGCGTCTTTACTTTCTAAGCTTACCTTgcctgaaggagaagaagctgacaGCAGCACGCTCAAATCCGTGTTAGCCTTGATATGCGCTATCCGCGACAAGCGGCCTCTATCGGATGCGCCCTCACGCAATGCTGTCACGAAGTTCGAATCTGTATTGCTCAAGAAATGGCCTCAAATTTTGGAAGcatttgatgaagacgcgttcagaggagaaggtacagaaaaggaaggtgTACAGGAATTATTTGGCTTCATTGACGATGTATAG